Below is a genomic region from Glaciihabitans sp. INWT7.
CCCGAGTATGCCCAGCGATTACCCAGAAATCGAGCTTCCCGAGATCGGTGCGGGATCAGCTGCCGCTCGTGACATCGATGAGTACCTTGCCCACGGTGTCGGCCTCCACCGCAGCGTGGGCGAGGGCGGTGTCGGCGAGCGAGAAGCGGTGCAGCGGAAGCCCGGCATCGTCGCCGATGGGGAGCGCACCGTCGACGATGGCCGCGTTGATGTCCTCGGCGGCAGCATCGCGCACATCCTGCCCCTGCGTGTAGAGCAGCTGAAACTGGTAGCGCACGTTGAGCGTCATGAGCACCCGGATGTCGAGCACCAGCGGTTCGCCGGTGCTCGCGTAGACGGCGATCGAGCCGCGATTGCGGATCACCTTGCCGCCGAGCCCGGCATTCGCGTCGGGCGCGACCTCGACGATCAGGTCGACGCCGTCCGGCGCGAGTCGGCGGATCTCGAGGGCGGCGTCCGATTCGCGGTAGTTCACCACGTGGTGGGCGCCAGCCGCGCCGGCGAGCTCCGCTTTCGCCGGCGAGCTGATGGTCGTGACGACGGTGGCTCCGGCCCAGCGGGCGAGTTGGATGGCGGCGTGCCCGACGGCTCCGGCCCCGCCCGCGACCAGAACGGTCTTGCCCGAGAGTGCACCGGGCGACAGCCGGGATGGCCCGTCCTCGGCGACGGTGAGAGCACGATGCGCGGTCATGGCGGGCACGCCGAGGGCGGCACCGAGATCGAAGCTGGCGACATCCGGAAGCGGATAGACGCGGTCTTCCGGCAGCACGCAGAACTCCTGCGCTGTTCCACCACTGGCGCTCTGGAAGGCCGCGATCGCCGTCCAGACCCGGTCTCCCACGGCGAAACGGTGCACGCCGGCGCCGACAGCGTCGATGACCCCGGCACCGTCCTGGTTCGGCACGACCTCAGCGAAGTCAAGTGCCTCCCCCGGCTTCGATCCCCGTCGCGACTTCCAGTCCGTGGGGTTGACCCCGGAGACGACGATCCGGATCCGCACCTCCCCGGCTTCGGGATGAGGGAGCGCTCGCTCCACGAGCCGAAGGACAGAAGGGGCGCCGGTTTCGCTGTAGACGATCGCTTTCATGGTGTCTCCCACGCTACGCGCCCCAGGGTCCTCCCGGTATCACCCGGCCGTCCCTGTTCCACCGGCGCTACCGGGCGTCACCCCAGCACCTGGCGCAGCCGAGCCTTTGCGACGGCTAAGAGCTGAAGAACCTAAGAGCTGAAGAACTCGGAGAGGATCGGTGCGAGCACCGTCTGGTCGACCGCGTGGTTCTCGCCTTCGACGGTGAGCCGAGTGCCGCTGCCGACCGCGGACGCGATGCCCATCGCTGCTCGAGCGGCCCACTCCGGGCTGTTGCCACCATCCATCGCCAGCACGGGAACCCCGACGGCGGCGAGCCGACCCTCGGGAATCCGTCCGTCGCCCGTGAGCGCCATGTCGTGAGGGAGGGTGAGGGCCGTCGTGATCATGCCGCCCCACCAGGGCGCAGCGCTCATTCCGGCAACGGCGCCCGAGGGCATCCCGGTGATCTGGAGGAAGGCCCGAGCCGCCGCATCGTGATCCCCGGCGGCGATCGCCGCCGGGAATCCGAAGTCGTCTCCGGGTTCCGGGTGTTGCGGATCGAAGCTGTACGGCGGCTCGTAGACCGCGATGCTCGTCATCGGTACGCCAGCCATCGCCGCCTCGAGGGTGAGGATCGCCCCAGAGGAGTGCCCGTAGACCCCCGCGGCACCCCCCGCTGCCGCGACCACAGCGGCGAGATCCTCCACCTCCCGCGCCACGCTGTCGGTATCCTCGGCCGCCGAGCCGCTGTCTCCCCGTCCGCGCCGGTCGTAGCTGTAGACGGTGAACCGTTCCGAGAGCAGGGTCACGAGCGGATAGGGCGAGAGCCGAGTGTTGAATGCTCCGCCTACGACCACGAGGGCCGGCCCCCGGCCCACCCGGTCGAACGCGATGGTCGTGCCATCGGCGGATTCCGCGAACTCAGGCATTGGCGCTCCCTCGGCTGTTCTCCGGTGCAACACTCGCAGCAGCGACGGCGTCGAGTCAACCCTCTACGGGAGGGCGGGAGCGGGTCTGCCCAGCCAGGCAGTTCCCCTCACCCGCAGCCCGAGCGCCAGCGCCCGTGCCCCGATGTAACCGAGCCCGAATACGCACCACACCGCAAGCACACTGTGCTGCTGGCCGGCAAGCACGAGCAGCGGAAGGTAGACGGCCAGGGTGAGGATGCCGCTGAGCGCGAGGTACCGCCCGTCGCCCGCCCCGATCAAGACCCCGTCGAGCACGAAGACGAAACCCGCGAGTGGCACTCCCACGGCCATGACCAGAAGCACCGGCCACAGCGCCACAAGCACGCCGTCATCGCTCGTGAAGACCCGCCCGAGCACCGGTGACACGGCGGCGATCAGGGCTCCGATGAGCAGGCCGCAGAGCACCCCGAATCGCATCAGGCGGATTGCCACGATTTTCACCCGCTCGCGCTGGGCGGCTCCGAGGCCATGCCCGATCATCGCCTGCCCCGCGATCGCGAGCGAATCGAGCACGAAGGCGAGCACGGAGAACACGGCGAGCGCCACCTGAAGGGTCGCGAGCGCGGTGACTCCGACCAGGCTCGCCGCGAAGACGGTCGCGAGCATCGCCGCCCGCAGCGAGACGGTGCGC
It encodes:
- a CDS encoding NADPH:quinone reductase; the protein is MKAIVYSETGAPSVLRLVERALPHPEAGEVRIRIVVSGVNPTDWKSRRGSKPGEALDFAEVVPNQDGAGVIDAVGAGVHRFAVGDRVWTAIAAFQSASGGTAQEFCVLPEDRVYPLPDVASFDLGAALGVPAMTAHRALTVAEDGPSRLSPGALSGKTVLVAGGAGAVGHAAIQLARWAGATVVTTISSPAKAELAGAAGAHHVVNYRESDAALEIRRLAPDGVDLIVEVAPDANAGLGGKVIRNRGSIAVYASTGEPLVLDIRVLMTLNVRYQFQLLYTQGQDVRDAAAEDINAAIVDGALPIGDDAGLPLHRFSLADTALAHAAVEADTVGKVLIDVTSGS
- a CDS encoding alpha/beta fold hydrolase, whose translation is MPEFAESADGTTIAFDRVGRGPALVVVGGAFNTRLSPYPLVTLLSERFTVYSYDRRGRGDSGSAAEDTDSVAREVEDLAAVVAAAGGAAGVYGHSSGAILTLEAAMAGVPMTSIAVYEPPYSFDPQHPEPGDDFGFPAAIAAGDHDAAARAFLQITGMPSGAVAGMSAAPWWGGMITTALTLPHDMALTGDGRIPEGRLAAVGVPVLAMDGGNSPEWAARAAMGIASAVGSGTRLTVEGENHAVDQTVLAPILSEFFSS